Within the Nicotiana tabacum cultivar K326 chromosome 11, ASM71507v2, whole genome shotgun sequence genome, the region gggatggttctcattgaatccccctcggacagacggctggggcctgtcgttctgagttcccaaatgataatcgccaaggcattctgcagcttgaatggccttgggcagggtgtctacccgttgtctctgtagttccatacgggcatgaggtttcaaaccttctatgaatgcgaagagtttgtctttgtcccccatgtcacgtATTTTTAGCATAAGTGCAGAGAATTCGCGCACGTACTCCCGCATTGATTTGGTGTGGCAGAgttcccgtagctttctccttgcattgtattccacattttcggggaagaactgcaggcgtatggctgccttcaattcatcccatgtctgaagagtatcttcaccggccttgatggcttcgtatttgacctgccaccaaagtttggcatcgccctgaagatacatggcagcagtcgctacctttttggattcttccaaatggcctacggcatcgaagtattgttcgatgtcgaagatgaagttttccacttctttagcatcccgggatccgtcgtatggctttggctccggtatcttaagcttttgtggaatgggggtgaggtttgttgcacccctgatgtggttgtcgcctcctcgaagtaggctctgtagggcagcattgacaacattgagcttgtctgtcaagtcatctatggtttgctgcatggcagttagtttgtctgcctcttgttgctgatgggctaaatcgttggcacgctcctgttggaggtcctcaaatttgccatgaatattggcagtttcgatggctgccgtttgtcggtcatcgtcagagtcacgactgatgtttgcaatgtcattttcggcctgccgcattcggcggtccaggtcgtccaacctttgcactaggttgttgttttaatcaggcaccgtatccacgatgggtcgtaatcggtcaaccgtctcttctagggatgctagacgttccccatgattcaccatggttagaaatggtgatgatggcaaatgtgttccctcgtccgatgttgagcctaggctctgataccaactgttacgcaacgccttcctgatgttctttggaagggcaacgtaaggctaagcaaccgatgtcagtgcagttgctgtccgccaatgaggtcccttccgcacgctagactagattgtcagtgccgtgcgggaagaCCAATGTCATGAgaaattgcggaagctgagagaggattgggttttgaatgatgatgatgattttattgatgactgaaatgctgattacaaagatgcggtgtcgagggggagagacaccagaaaaatgcttgcttgaaatgtttgattgtttggtcccccttaataatgcttaaaaaaaataaaccaacattacatgactagtcctaataaagctgtagaagcacactgaaatggaaatgatgtaaactagcctatgattacaatgaaaaggagttagtttattacaaggtagaactaagtccgatggcagcaactttgtcttgcgggtcagggtctgcgcgcgcgacacttcctgtgttggcctgaggctgggcgctggtgcttggcattagggtctgtgcgcgaggcactgctggaatgggcctgcagctgggcgctggcgaggcatcaggatctgcgcgcgcggcgttGCCAGGGCGCGcgacgctgttgtcattggctAGCCCTTGCGcactggcgagaggcatcggtggggcgacagaggcgcatgcgcgcttgtcacttggcgcagccaagaccatggggccgaccatggcgctaggcattgtgaggtttgctaggccgccatggggcgcggccaaggggtcatggggcgtgtctgTAAAGCAGCCCATGACAGAACACACTAAATCATCcagttgattatgagattattttatgtatatttcaaactgCATGGAAGTCAGTTATCAGTGAGCTCAAATGTATAATCTAGCATAATCTTTTCGAAAACTTTCAAGCAGGATCTAAGCCTTTTTTCACGGCGCAAATACTTGAAAGTGTTCATTACTGcacttcttcaatttttgatCGTAAGAGAAACATTTGTTGAAGGATAAGTTTGCTGGATGAATAGTTTTGCAGAACAAAGTAATCTTTTCAACAGAGCTTTTCCTTAATAGTAAACTAATGTATTAAATTGCATAGAACATAAGGTTCAGAGGATAAGCGATGAGTTTTCATTCTTGGCCAGTCACCATGAAAAAAGATCTGTTTTTGAGAAAAAATAGTACCGTATGATTCAATCATATGGaaagccaaaaaatgcaaaataataaGATTAAGAAACCATAAGGTGACGAACATTTTGGTCCCATGCGACTATTCGTTCATTCAAAATACTCCTTTATTTAAAGAATCACTAAACCCAATTCCAATGAGATGAATATAGCTCTAGAGCAAAAACAGATTATAAAATCAGAGTTCAATAGGAACTACCAATTGAATGAGAGGGAAAAAGGGAACCCAAAATGTCTAAGTGGTAACAGTACTTTGAAGCTTATTAGACGGCATGGAAATGGAAGACATCGGAGGCACCTCTGCAGTGGATATAATTTGCACACACTAGATCGATTATAGGGTGACTTGTAGGCAGTTTCTGAGTTCAGACTGTGGAATCCTTCAAGTGTAAATAGTGAAATCAAAATCAGAAATGACAGCATCCCAAATGGAGATTATTAATTATGAGATTACATGTCAGCTAATTACCTACGAGAAAGCAAGAGTCTAGTAGAAACTACTGGCTACGCCATTGGAAATCATGACAACTCTCTTGTTGTGCAGAGTGTTCATTGGATGCCTGCTTACACAGATAGTAAAGAAGTTAATGTGATGCAACAGTGCAATAATCAGGGAAAATCTTAATATTTAGCTATGAGTTTAGTCATCATAGCAATGCCAAATATAGATACAGAGATATCATCACAAATTATTTAGGTACTGCCAGTTTTCTTAACACAAAGATCCTCCTTAAATCTCATATGTCAGAAAAGAAATTGATTATTATACTATGCTTTAGCGAGATACCTTGATATTTTGGAAAGTGTTGACAAAGTAGAAGCAGGTTCAAAATCAGCTGTCTTATCTCAGAATTCTTTTGTTTCGGATGGATCATAATCATAAGCTTCCCCAGCCTTAACAAATCTACCTTTAACTCGTCTTCTGGTATCTGCCCTAGCCTTACGCGACTCATATCTTATTTGCTTACCAAACCTGCATGTCATAAAGCATAAATACCAATTCAAGGGAAAGATTTGTATTCACATGAAATAAAACCTTCTGATGAAAATAACCACTTAGTAATTTGGTATCGAAATTGTTGAAAAATCGTACCTAAGGAACGAAAAGAACCTACGAGAAGTCTAATTAAGGGGAACATCAAGAAAAGTAAAGAACATTTAAGGGACTCTAAATGAAAGACTTGCAAAAGATGCAAGTATGCTGTCCAAGTTATCGACTTTAAAAATAAGCAAGCCATGACTGTTCAAATGTAAAAGAGTTTCGATCAACTTACGTTCtacttttctttttctcattgTATCTCATCTTGGCTTCATGCCTTTTCTGTGGACTTTTTTCTAAATTCAAATCCCAGGGTTCACCATTAAGGAACACTGGTGATAACCCACAATCTTGATAGTCGGTTGTTGCACTACTTTCTCCAGTGATGTTGGAGAGTGATAATGACATGCTTGAATGGATTGGTGCAGGTAGAAATGGTAAGCCGATGCTACCATTGCAACTGGGATCCATAAGCATGCAATTAGCAGTGGCACTCATCGTCTGAAACAGATTCGTTGAACGAGCAGCTGCAGCCATTTGTGAGGCCTGCAATCCCATATACTCTTGTGGTCCTGATGATGTAGCCTAACAAAACACAAAGGGAACCTCAAGAGATGTTTCCAAAAAAGGCACATAATAATACTTAACAGTCAGTTGCAAATTAAAACTTGTCACAAGAACCTCAAGAGATGTTTCCACATGACTATTAGATCCAGATACGGATGAATTTTTCTCCATAACTAGGCAATCCAATTCCTTGTCTTCACTAGAGTATATTGGATGACTCTGTTGTGAACTGCCCAAAAGTTCATAATTACCACAGTCGAAACTCAATGTTACGTCATCAAAATTGACACCTTTTGAGAGATCATCACCTTCCTGAAATCCGAGATCCTTAATTGGACAATCTTGCTGCATTTGAAGTAAATTAGCACCATTAGTGCATACCATACcagacaacatatatatatattcaacaagAAGACGTGTTTATATGATGTTGTATACATGAGGAGAAGGAGGAATCTAAGGGTTCAACTGAACTCATTACTTTTGCTTGAACTATGTATACATATAAGAAAAAAGGATACATATACTAAGATGACCGAACACATTGACTCTAGATCCTGAATTCACCTCTGAATTATGAAGCCATTGCCTAGGACATGTCATACTCCTGACATACCTGATCTAGTCTTATAGCATTGCCAGTTGATATTAAAacaactcaacaacaacaacaacattctagtggaatcccacaagtggggtctggggaggataatgtgtacgtagaccttaatTACCCCTACCCTAGGAAGGTAAAaaggctatttccgaaagaccctagGCTCGAGAGCAAGAATGATATTAAAACAACTCAAACAAACAAAAAGgaagtatgagaaaattaagagCAATATATAACCTTAGAAAGGCCAGATCCCTCTGAGACGGGCACTGGATCTCTGTTGTAGGAAGTCAAGTAACTGAGATTTGAAGGAATTGCCCATGGATCAAACTTATAATTAGAAGCTAACTCATTAAGCTTATTAGCAACCAATGAACCTCCATTTCCTTTAGTCTCCAAACTGCTATTCTCATTGATACTCAATGAGCTACAAGGAGTACCGAAGCTGCCAAAATTAGTGTCATTACTAACAGGAATTTCAAGAACTTCAGACAACATCCTTGTGAACTCAGTTGGAGATAGACTTCCATTATAAGGATTCAACTGTTTGAGTCGATGCCCTGTCCCCGTACAGCCATTTTGGTTCCAATCACAGCTTCCACACAAGCACATTTCTTCATCCATGCATCTAACAACTGCTGGTTGTGAACTGCATTTGTCACAAATGAGAGAACGAGAATGCCTTCGCGATAAAGAATTTGCTGAGTGCACATTTTCATCACATTGCAAGCAAAGCCTTGCTGAATCTGATTTACAATATACTACTCCCCTCACCACCCCACATAATTCACATACAGGATCCATTAAAACCTAGTTATTTTCCTCCAACAACTCCCTTACCTAGTATAATAAATATGCTTCTCCTTATTTATTCTTGTAATTTATTTCCTTGGCCTATCTAAGTGGATACAGTATTCAAACAAGATAAAATAGAATTCTAGGTCACAAACAGTGATTCGATTAATGATGAAGAAAGAGAATTCTTCATATAAACACGTTGGACTTCTCTTGATCCTGCACCTTGTATAAAAACTTTATCAGAATCAAGCACTTCACCCgttacaacaaaaatataagATTGAAACAATGTATATACCTGATGAACTAAATATGAAACTAGAGCTGTTAAATTCTATGATAAATTATATTGTATTAAAACTACTGATTAGAACAAAAACCTCGTTCAATGTTGATCCAGATGGATGCAAATGTTGTTGTCACTAAGCACATAAGATTGTAGGaaaaaattgaaaggaaataaaaaaatctagtggaatgtaaattttatttttttctttggtttCAGTGAAGAACGTATATTGGTATTTATGGACGTGTGCCACGTGGAGAGATGTGAGAAGTGAAACTTGATACGGCTTACTGGAAATGCTGATCTGGAATGGAATATGATTCTTGCTCAACTGATTTTGATTACTGTCCCGAGGACTCGCTCTCTATAAAATCACTTCGCTGATGGTAAAAATGTTGACGAAAAAAGAATACGAAATAATTTACCCGCTttcttatcaaaataaaaaaaatacgtaacatgtctttattattttttcttatacaAACTTTGATCACTTAACAagattaagggtgtgtttggtataacagaAAATGTTTTTCGTGAAAGatgttttctaaaaaaatattttcttagaaaataagcagtaatcttattcatttttcggtgtttgggacacaaattaaggaaaatgacttctcaaaatattcataaataatttaaatataataaacatgaagccataaactttcaaaccaacaaccttccgaacccacaaatttcataaactttcgaaccgctaaactttcaaaaTCGCGGAATTTcaaacccgtaaactttataatttctaaacccgtaaacttccaaacacataaacctctgaactcataattttggaacttgtaaaattttgaacctttaaaccgataaataaaaaaattaaaactgaaaaatatatttaaaaaatatttttttctggagggggggggggagggggaaggACAGTCAAACGAAAAAAAATAAAGTAGAGGGGTAGTAGGGTCGGTGGTAACGAAAAAACTGaaatatgaaaaaaaagaaaatagcgtTTTTTGGAGAGGGGGTGAGTGGGTTGGTGAGGGTGAGGAAGGTTGAGaatgagttttggaaaatgttttcccttgtcttaataagaaaaatattttcctgccaattggaggaaaatgagttcataaggaaaatatttttccaaaatatttaagctgttttccttcgtaccaaacacaccctaagacGAAATATTTTAAAGAAACACTTAAAAATTGGATTCATGATCAAGGGAAAAAATTAACGTTAAACCATAAGTTGTGAGAACGAAACAGGTCATGAGAATAGATCAGCTTATACGAGTTCAATTTATAGCTCAAGATTATCGTTCCGCCATCACTCATTTCGTTCGATTGGTTAATCTCCAGCTAATTAAGCACAATTAGTTTTTATATAGAGCATTAACAATATAGTTGTTCGAATTTATTTACAACTGATTAGTTACGAAGCTTTGCATAGAAATAGTACTTTAGCTCATTTTTCAACATTTATCAATCAATGATCAATGATTTTTAACTAATTAGAATAGTCGTATACTAAGAATGAAGCCTAAGATCTCAAAGTGTTCCGAACAAACACCATCTAACTTTGACAAAAAGTTAACAAACGATTCCTTAAAAATCTTCGCATGAATAGTTAATTAATGTTAGAACCTCTTGGATTATGTCAACATCTTGCCTATATCGAGTCACCAAAAATAATTACGCATTTGCTATCAGTTATAGCTTTTGGTATTATGATAAGCGCGGAACTAAGGACATGTAAGATTCAATTCCCAAGAACATGTTGCGTGTGGCAAGAGTGTTGGGAAGGGGGTTATTGGATAATGCTAACATCCTACCGATGGCAAGACCCAAGTGATGGGTGATGGGTTGGGGATGGACCGGGTTGAAGCTATGATCGAATATGACATGTGCTTGATGAGCTTGGTTAAGAAATCAACTACTTATTTTTAACCTGACCGTAAATGTTTAATCCTAAAATAACCTAAGGGTTCTTCCTTTTATCTATCAAGCCACTTCAAAATGCGTCCACCGTTAAACTCTTTTATCGAGCACATGATGATTTTCTAGCAGATTATTAGTAGTGACAAAGGTTGAATAAATAAATGCTTAGTGATTGACTAGAGCAAAACACAACAAGAAATTTTTGCTAGCTGGCAAAaaatagtatagtttaattatcggctccacatggattggatttgaTAAGTTATgcgatttttgttttgatgatttgacaaacttcatgagagaaccagataaggaCCTGATACAGTTAGTTCCTTTGAGTTCAGTGTAACAAATCAAATGCCTAATTTAATTCTCAAGTAAATCAGATAAgggaacaacagagggaacagatGGAATCTGTTCCTCCAGTCGTCGTACAAGTCAACTCTCTAAAGCTGTTGCACAGTACAACAACATTGTTAAAGCATGCTAGAGACCGGACACTTCCTTGTATCATCTCTCATGACCTTACACAAATATTATCAACATGATGCAAGGTTTTGGTTTAATACTTGCAAACCTAAACATTCATTTTCTCAAGTGTGCAGTCGCCCTTTTTTTCTCAAAAGcattgaagaaaaaagaagcTACAAAACAAAGGACCAGATCCCTGCATTGATTATGTCTTAAATCCTTTAGTATTGTTGTGTCTTTGTCTTATGTTATTAACTTGTAATTCCTACACAGCTTTTCAGAAGCATCCAGTAGGACATCTTGTAAACCAATGTTCGTTTTGGTTGctttgactagagttagtcaagtgtGTAGCTTTGTAATAGAATTATTACAAAGAGCTTACAATAGAGGTATTGTAAGAGGTGAGAGATTAaaagtttaattcctagattgaaataggttgtaatctaaagtttgctcagttAGAGTCTTAGTGAAGTTGAATTCCTACTAGGGTAGGTTGTGGTTTTTAATCCGTAAATATTgttgtgttctttatttactgctGTTTAATATAgtttctctatacagtttggtagACCCTTAGTTTCTACTAATTGATATCAAAGCAtcttctttctaaaaggttaacatcTAGAAAGGATCTACATGGATGCTCCACCAAATTTCAAAGAAGGACAATCAACTTacagaccaccaagattcaatggCCAATACTATGGTTGGTGAAAAACGAGAATGCATGATTATATAATGGCTGGGGATTCAGAGCTCTGGGATGTGATCTGTGATGGAACTTTTGTCCCCATGAAAACCATTGGTGAGGGAACAGTTACAGTTCCAAAGACAAGAAAGGTGTAGAATGATGCCGATTGAAAGGCCATCGAGAAGAGCTTCAGGGCAAAGAAGATTCCTGTTGTGGCATTGGACCAAATGAATACAACCGCATCTCAGCATGTCAATCTGTCAAGGAGATCTGGGAAGCTCTCCAAATTTCACATTAGGGAACTAATCAAGTCAAGAAGTCAAAAATCGATATGCTTACTATTGAGTATGAACTCTTCAAGATGAAGGAGAATAAGTCTATTTAGGACATGCACACGCGCTTTACCTCCATCATCATTGAGCTTCACTCCTTTGGAGAAGTTATCCCAATAAACAAATTGGAAAGAAAAGTAtacaaagtctacaacaaaaaGGACTCAATGTGTAGAGGAAAGTGtacatgtgatctttgatgaatctcaccACTCCAGTTGGAAGGATTCACATGAAAAGGATGATCAAGATGGAGACTTCTCAAAGGTCCCTGGAGAGGTTATAGATATGGAAAATGGGAAGGCCGATCTAATGAGTCAAGTCAAGGAGACTAGTGAAGAAGATGCAATAGAACTTCCAGATGATTTGAAGGAACCTGGTCCTTCTATCACAGCAACTGAAGCTGACAATAGAGTTGTTGATGTTGTATTAGACACTCCCGATGCAGAACAAAGAAGTGGCGTTCACACTTCCATTGATTCCCATGATGGGTCACACATGTAGGAACCAGGTACCTCATACCCTGAAACTCAGGTATCTAACTAGAAGCATAGGAGTTGATAAAATGTGAATTTCAGCCACTTATTAAtaccttcttgctttagttttagtctaaaaagcttgattcttatccccaaaactaataaaattgtaCAAATTGCAGACATGTTGGAGAATTGGACCTTAGCAAAGAATTCTAACTCAAAAAAGAGTGTTCCAGCTCAAAAAGGCAGGAATGAGAGAAGCAGGcgaaagtgcggtccgcagaaatacATCTGCGGGCCGCAGAACTAGCACCTGAAGCTCAGAGGATTTTTGGATAAGTACGGTCCGCATATTAAATGTGTGGTTGCAAAACCTGGTCACAGTGACCAAAAAGTTCAGAGAAGTTGCAAAACGATCAAGTGTGAAGCCTTTCCAAAAGTGCAACCACAGAAGAAAAAGTGCAACCACAAAAACTAAAGTGCAGTCGCAGATGGAATTGTGCGGATGCATAATCTCTCCACTTAAATTAGACAAGCAAAGTGCCGACCGC harbors:
- the LOC107785117 gene encoding putative zinc finger protein CONSTANS-LIKE 11 isoform X1, whose translation is MDPVCELCGVVRGVVYCKSDSARLCLQCDENVHSANSLSRRHSRSLICDKCSSQPAVVRCMDEEMCLCGSCDWNQNGCTGTGHRLKQLNPYNGSLSPTEFTRMLSEVLEIPVSNDTNFGSFGTPCSSLSINENSSLETKGNGGSLVANKLNELASNYKFDPWAIPSNLSYLTSYNRDPVPVSEGSGLSKQDCPIKDLGFQEGDDLSKGVNFDDVTLSFDCGNYELLGSSQQSHPIYSSEDKELDCLVMEKNSSVSGSNSHVETSLEATSSGPQEYMGLQASQMAAAARSTNLFQTMSATANCMLMDPSCNGSIGLPFLPAPIHSSMSLSLSNITGESSATTDYQDCGLSPVFLNGEPWDLNLEKSPQKRHEAKMRYNEKKKSRTFGKQIRYESRKARADTRRRVKGRFVKAGEAYDYDPSETKEF
- the LOC107785117 gene encoding zinc finger protein CONSTANS-LIKE 12-like isoform X2, whose amino-acid sequence is MDEEMCLCGSCDWNQNGCTGTGHRLKQLNPYNGSLSPTEFTRMLSEVLEIPVSNDTNFGSFGTPCSSLSINENSSLETKGNGGSLVANKLNELASNYKFDPWAIPSNLSYLTSYNRDPVPVSEGSGLSKQDCPIKDLGFQEGDDLSKGVNFDDVTLSFDCGNYELLGSSQQSHPIYSSEDKELDCLVMEKNSSVSGSNSHVETSLEATSSGPQEYMGLQASQMAAAARSTNLFQTMSATANCMLMDPSCNGSIGLPFLPAPIHSSMSLSLSNITGESSATTDYQDCGLSPVFLNGEPWDLNLEKSPQKRHEAKMRYNEKKKSRTFGKQIRYESRKARADTRRRVKGRFVKAGEAYDYDPSETKEF